From the genome of Astatotilapia calliptera chromosome 3, fAstCal1.2, whole genome shotgun sequence:
GCAGACTAAACCTTTTTAACACTAAGAAATATGGTTGGTTAGAAGACTTGCCAGCTCATGCTCAtgccagccataaactgttacCGACATCTgataaacacaaattacaaacaCTTTCAGGGTACACATCAGACAGATTTTTCGCTATAAACTACGTCAGTGTCATGCTAATGATAAAAgacaagtgaaagaaaaactggAGAATTCAACAGCTCGGCCACGTTTGATGTGTTTCCGCAGTTGAAAGACTTTTGCGGGTATTTTGACAAGTCCCTGGCaatacatcagataaaaattaAGATATTTCACTTTCAAGCCCAAAAAATAATGAGAACAAGTTGTACCAAATTCCATGCGAGTCCATTTATTAGACAGTTCATCTAAAATGTGAATCTCATAGTAGCACTACAAGAAATCCTGCTGGCCTTGGCAATCACCAGTGTCTACTCCAGTGATTCTCTGGGAACCATGAATGTCTATGAAAAGTGAAACTGGGGGTAACTGAAGAAACATAGCgggataaatatatttaatttttacagAAAGATGGCTCTGAACGTCAGCGTATGTAaggaagttttattttcatggtATGTACCGTTAAGGCCTTATCTCTTTTCTCTTATGAGAGAATAGTTGCCTTGTTTCACAAACAGCCTACATGCTGGGACTTGTTTTCATAAGAATTTTTGGCACCCTCCTAGCTCATGCTCTGCGGTATTGACAGCCACTGACAGCCCACTCCACCTCCATTAAAGCCAACATTACCAACCACCTCCTTCTCTCCGATGGCAGCGCTCCAGCATCTGCCTTGCTGGCCTTCAACCACTCCCACCATATCTCTCCTTTTCTTCACTGTCCCAGAAAGGACAGGCTGGCCTTATCCCACATCAAACTGAACATTTGTTGTTTGCATGGGAAACAGCTGTTTCATATTAGCTGAGCACTGATCAGTGACGGCGACCTGATGTCTATCAGGAGTCTGTGTTCACACATCCAGGTGGATGAGTGCACAGTGtggacaaacacagcagtgaggCAGTAGGTGGGTGCCGGAGCAATTCAGTACTTAgttgtttattcatttgtttattcatgGCAGTTATGCAcgcttatttatttaataattaacaaATATCTAATGTTACCGCACAGACTAACAATGATGTTTGCGTTGCTCAAGTAATAACTGGTGTCATTACGATAGCACGTAGTGACGTTGGATCTATTTCTCCTGTGTGCTGTTATTGTGATTCATCACTTATATACCTCAATCTCCTCAGCTACAGTCAGAATTATGCAAAGGCCCAGCAGCTCTGTGTAATTGAGCTGGGGACACAATGCGCTGCATTGGGAAGCAATCAGTCACATTCTGTTTATCATGACATCAACTACAGCTGCAGGGATAGATTCTTTCATTTGAATGAAAGACTTTATAATCGCTAACAGTTAGAGTAAAGTTTAACTTGTCTTCCAGACTGAACATGGAAGAGCCCTGTGGTAAACGGCTCTATCATTTATTCACTGAGgaaactgtgacaaaagcttTAATCACATCAGTGTCCAACACTGAATTTAAACAGAATATGCCTACATCCTGTTAAATACGGCCAACAGAAGAAGTGAGGGAAACACTGAAACCCGCTTATACAACAATACAGACCCACATATGTTTTGCAGAACAGCTAAGTTTTATTAATacatctgtgaaggttctcagtcatccaggtcatcgtagtcaaaggagcttgcaaagaaaagcgtctggacttctttaagttgcttgaagacgtttcacctctcatccgagaagcttcttcagttctaaggttaaatggtggagagtcccagatataaacctagtgggagtttccccccacagagggacaaaaggaccccctgatgatcctctaatcgcctgagccaaggtgtgaaactgggtgtgggtcccaatcagccagagtttcgggtgtgttcattgtgaaacctggccccaccttatcatgcgaattcctgaggtcagatggcccaggatgtgagtgggtgttaaggcgtctgggaagggatctcaaaactggattatagatggcagagagttggtgtcgtaaacccccgcctctgttcaaagatggtcgctcacagtggacatagatggcttctttcactcctctttcaaaccatctgtcctctctgtgtgAAGTGAAAAGCAGCTCCCCAGGTTCAGATAGTAGTTTCGAATATTATCACCAGTGAAGCACATGGGAAAATATATTTTGGAAAACATGGTGTCAGTCTTTTTAGGGGAATTTAAAAAACTTGTAGTGTCCAGGACAACGAGACATGTAGCCTTTCTATGTGATTGTTAGCCTTATTAGCATTAGCAAAATGTTACTTTTCATTAACTAACCATTTGTGTTTACTAAGCAGCAACCTCTGGAGCTCTGGACTCACTAAAATGTGAGTATCGAGTATTTTATCTGTATCTTAGCAGTAAATAGTTACTGTCTCTTTGAAACCAAAGCTTGCTAGCACTGAGTTATAACTTTAGCTTAGTACTTCATCTTGTCAGTCAAAGACAGTCATTTCTacctcaaaaaaagaaagaaaaaacatttgccACCACTCCATTGTCCATTAAAAATTGATTTGGATAGGATTTAAGCCCAAACACTGGAAGAAATAAGAACTTGAATCAAATAATTACAAAACTGCTACAAAGACCCACCTTGGAACTTTACAGTCTAAGGCACAATTTCTCCAGCGCCTTAGGCTATAAAGTTCCAAATTTGAGACTGACTGGAAGACATGAACTAAAATATCTATTTGTGCATATTTCTTTAGGTTGTATTATGTAAGTGTTATGTGAGTGTTACTGGAGGTTTACTTATTTCAAATATACAtatactgagattttttttgtcattaatgtttaattttattattaattctaTTATTAATGTTTTGGTGAGGCTCAGAGAAGCTAGCTGCCCCTACcaacatagcaaaattggtatgggccggatctggcccacacaatgtgcttacacatggcccacataccgcaaagaatgacggccctttggcgGCCCAGacctggtttgccagaggtggcccacacatgggccagcacaaggccagttgcagacacactggtggtcctgtgctggcccatgtgtggattacctctggcaaacctgatctgggccaccaaagggccatcATTCATTgcagtatgtgggccatgtgtaagttgtgtgcagccacgggccagttgcagacataCTGCtagccctgtgctggcccagaacaatTTCAgttctggccccagatgtcagcctaatgtttaccttaatcaagccatctAATAACAATATGTGCCGGAACATAATAATGCAAAAGTAACACAATGAAACTCTATTCAGACAGAGTAGAGTGGACTGACTCTTACGCagagcttttctactctcctggattACTTTCTAACTAGAtttatacacattcacactcttgacatgcagactggaggagccagggatcgaaccattaaccttccaatcagtaggcaacctgctctaccgcctgagcaACAGCCACCAACTAGCAAAGATGAGTAAACCGTCACTAGGTTTttgataaagtgtacactcacaaacctgtcgaacctgcatttgaaacgttggctaccgTAGCAGTacagtattgcaacatggcatttgtgtcttctaactaaaataggaaaataggaacataaatagtgccatcattgccagacctgccccacatctggttgacataacATCCTGCCATAACACTgatcagtcagaagtgccagcttgatgccagatcTGGGTCAGACCTGCTTGCTATGCGATTAGAGATGCGATTAGAGATGCTTAGACCTcacaggttttattttaaaatctcaTGTGAATCTCATGTGATTTGAGTGTGGTATATCTTAGAATTTCATCAGGAAACAATTTtatgggtttgtttttgtttttttctaaaaaaaaaaaaggcaacagtTATGCTGTTTTCTAGTACCTTTATGCCATATCGCTGCCTGACAGACGCCCTCATGGCAAGAGAGGCTGGTGGTACACAGCCTATACAGTCCAGCAGAGGTAGGCAGGGGCAAGCTCCCACTGCACTGGTCACTTTACAGGTAAAGACTGGGAGGCAGCACAGGGCAAAACAGCCTGCATAGATTACATAAATACACTATATTAAATCACTGACAGGTAATAAGAGTTCAATCCAACTATCAGTCAATCACTGGGGATCAGCAAAGACAATGTAATAATTTAATATACTTACAGTCGCCCATGTCTTTGTAGCACTCACACAGACCAGTGCTCCATTGCCCTTCCTCTTGAACCGTGCTCTGTGGCTGAACCTGTACCACCTGTCGCAACATTATTGAACTATTCAAAAGAAAAGTGGATTAACATTAGAAGATAAAAGATAAGAAGAGAACTATATTATAATTGCAAATAAATTCCTTGACGATGCTCATTACATGATGAAGTTTagtccatctatccattttctGTTGCTTATTCAAGTTTGGGTCAGAGCAGAGATACCCTGATATTTCCTCTCCCAAGATCATCTGTGGGGACACTGAAGAAGCATTCCCATGCCAACCAAGAGATTTAATCTTGCTAGCGTGGTGGAGAGATACTATCCTGAATCTGCCCTCTATCCTTCTCCCGGTAGCACATGGTAGgaaacacctcacctaggaggcaTCAAGGAGTCACCCTGATCAGATGCACTAATTACCTCAATTGGCTCCTTTCAGTGTGGAGGAGTACTGgctctactctaagcccctcccaTATGACCAAGCTACAAAGGGTGGTTGGACTACATTGCTCCTTCTGAACATGAGGTTCAATTCATCTCCCTTTGTCCCGGACCACTGCAGAAGGTGTGTAAGTGGGATTGAAGACATCATTCTTTCTACCACCAAATTATACTCTCTAATTTGAGGTTAGCTGTCCTTGCCCACTCTATGCAGTGTGAGGAGGAAGTCACTACCCCTTCCTCTTTCATCTGATGATTAGCTAGAAATACCTTGAAGTTGACCAAGTCTTTGCTTTAGCTACTGCCAGGGTTATATTGTCAACTGCCTCCAGAGTCCCACGCTTCACAGGACTCCTTCTTCATCTTAGCTGCTACCTTCACCTCTGTGGTCTATCTGGTTTGGGGTTTTACTGCCACTCAGACATCAACTATCTTGGAGCCACAGCTCCATAAATCAGCTTTGGCAACAGAGGTGCACGATATGAGGGACTCATTGTGGACCCTTGGAATGCTCTCAAAGCTTTACCAAAGCTGGGATTTGAAGATCCTGTGGAGCAGGTTTTTCCCAGACACTCCTTAAGAGCCTTTACTGTACATAGAGTAAACCAGGTTTCTCCAGCATCTCCCACTGCCGCCTGATCCAACTCAACACCAGGTGGCAATCAGCTGAtgcctctgtttctctctttaccaAAATGTCTAATACATACATGGTCGCAGGTTTAATGATAAGATTACAAAATCAATCCTCAAACTGTGTCTTAGGGCATCCTGGTGCCAAGTGCACATATGGACAGTCTTATGCTCAAATACAGTGTTTGTAATTGACACACTGTGGTTAGCACAGAAGTGCAACAAGAAAACACCATGTGAATTCAGATCACTCAGGTCTTCCCTCCTAATCACACCGGCATTGTCCATGTGAGCACTGAAGCAGTCCAGCTGAACAATAGTGTCCCCATCATGCGTACCTTCAAACATATTGCCCAGGGACTCCAAGAAGGTTGAGTACAAACATGATATGGCACATGAGCACAaatgacagtcaggacctgtTCCAGGATCCAGGTCCAAGGCACACAGAAGCAATTCTCTAATCCAGTGGGGGTGAAAAACCCAATCTGCAGGTACCAAACTGGACAAATACAAGTCTACCTACTCCTGCTCACCACCTCTTCTACCAGAAGTCATATTTCATACTCCTAAAGCCAGATCTAACcagaaaccaggctcagggtcaCCAGGATTTCCACCCCGACCCCTGCCTGATCCACAAAGTATAAAACTCCCTGAGTCGGGAGGTCACCACAGAAATGAGACATTCCCTCattcaaaaatgaaattatattaTCAATAGCTTAGGAATTAGGAAAATAAACACCTGTGAACATTTTTGCAGTTATTGTAGCAATgagttattttttactttgtttatttatgcCCCAGCATAAACCACGCAGATTAACTTCTCtacacagcagcaaaaaaacccccaaacaaacaaaaaaacaggtaCAGATGTACAAACTAGCAAACTTTTTGTTTGTGACCTCAGGAGCAAGCTGTCCCTCACTCATTAAAGTATTAAACACTGCTGTCTTCTAACATAAGCTGTTATTTAGCTTTATCTCTTCAGCCACATTTCAGTCCCCGAGGAGATAAAATATTCCACTAGAACTCTGCTCAGGAGCAGACCGGGTTACAGGCAGCCTTCCGTCTGAGGAATAATTCACATCGCTGTTCCAGAGAGTGTGGAAATGTTCAACCAGACATGATAGAATAGATGACTCACCTTATCCAAACCGTTGTAAGCCAAGTTTTGTGCTCTactctttttcactttttctttcttttactcttCCCTATTTTACTTACATATCTGAATGCTGCTCATAAGTCACCACCTGACTGTAATGTTTTGGTGTAAATATGGGTGAAACGAGACAAACAGGCCTTTTTGCTGACCTGCAGTGTGCTGAGTCCAGTGAGAGGTTGGTTAAAGTGTAAAAAGTAGTTTAGACACGAAAATTTGTAGGAAGCTGTGTAAAATAAAACGATTGCATAACTCAACACCTCTAATTTAGAAAATTAGTAGTTTGGAATTTCACCATCCGAACAGGGTTTCCAGTGATTCTTCTTGGTAAACCATTTCACCACAAACAATGTCTCCACTATGATATCTGATTTCTCATTTCTTGTTGAAGTGTGCAAAACATTTAACAGGAAAGGCCCATTCACTAACGCTTACCCTTATCACACAGAACCTGTTCTTCTCTTGCATCAGGGCTAAAGCTGAGACGAATGATCATAAAAGAGATTAAAAGAGGTGACATTCCTCGTAGGCAGTAAACAGGTGGGTatgaaaaataatagaaaatggAGATTATTGACAGCACAACTGACAAGAAATAGCTAGAAAAGAAGAGAGGGGGATGGTGAGAAGGACGTTAATATTTTCATAGAAGATAGAAAGcactaaaaataactcagtCTCATATTGTGTTTTATACTGTGGTGATCTGTTGTAATACTGTACTTAATATTTCACAGGCCCACAGAGTAATGTTCTCATTTCACAACCAAAACGCAATAGTTGTGAAATAAAGCAAAGCTAGACTTTGTCATTTTGGGAAACACCTATTTTCTTAGTTTAAACTTAGAAAGCAAAATTCCAGTAAAATCCCCAATTTCATGGTGTTTATATCAAATTCTGACTCTACCATCTAAATGTCACAGCAAAAACTGTCCAATGTAGTTcaacaaatgcaacaaaatttTTAGCATGAACAGAAAAGGGAAGGAGAGGCACAACAGGGttttacagccatctgtaaaccATGGTtgtcatggtttggagctgcattttAGACAGTGGTGTTGGTGCTATTCAAAATTGACAGAATTATAAACATTGAAATTTACTGTCAGTCTTTAATCTAACATGCAAGAGCATCTAGACactcttgatgcatgctcaatcatctaagtaagtaaatcccaaaaggttgattctgttcatctggacgtagcgttttcagtgggagaaacgtttcttaaatgatccaattgacttcttcagtctcagctgactgcaggtttccccaacctcaTAAACAATTCATTGgatgctacatccagatgaacagaatcaaccttttggggccATCTGGAAAGAAACTGATTGATAATTTGCAACATGATTATGATCTAATCCAGTCAAAGCCTACCTGgacagaaagaaacacacaatggaagACTATCAGTCATGAATTGGCCTCTCCAGAGcttggacctcaacattactgaaacaatgtgggatcatcttgacagagaatggaacaaaaggcagcaaacatccaaagaagagctttggatgTCATTCAAGAAGCctgagaactattcctgaagactacttaaagaaattacaagaaagctgcccaacaaagttcagtctgtgttgaaG
Proteins encoded in this window:
- the LOC113011963 gene encoding PLAC8-like protein 1 isoform X2, giving the protein MLRQVVQVQPQSTVQEEGQWSTGLCECYKDMGDCCFALCCLPVFTCKVTSAVGACPCLPLLDCIGCVPPASLAMRASVRQRYGIKGSVWSDCLYGCCCYPLSWLQISRELKRRAASHASSSSARYTHLTSLQGAHLV
- the LOC113011963 gene encoding placenta-specific gene 8 protein-like isoform X1; amino-acid sequence: MILGEEISGSIMLRQVVQVQPQSTVQEEGQWSTGLCECYKDMGDCCFALCCLPVFTCKVTSAVGACPCLPLLDCIGCVPPASLAMRASVRQRYGIKGSVWSDCLYGCCCYPLSWLQISRELKRRAASHASSSSARYTHLTSLQGAHLV